A DNA window from Balneolaceae bacterium contains the following coding sequences:
- the coaD gene encoding pantetheine-phosphate adenylyltransferase, protein MDTLALYPGSFDPITYGHLDILERATKLFDRIVVTIAVNNRKEGVFSGDEREEMIRRCLENSSWAEQVEVQQFTGLLVDFAKSRDATTLVRGVRQVSDFEYEFRMALTNRRLAPEVDTVFLMPNEQLTFISASLVREIAYWDGDLSSFVPAHVARALREKYRDLR, encoded by the coding sequence ATGGATACGCTCGCCCTCTACCCCGGTTCCTTCGATCCCATCACCTACGGACACCTCGACATCCTTGAGCGGGCCACCAAGCTGTTCGACCGTATCGTGGTAACCATTGCGGTGAATAACCGCAAGGAAGGGGTCTTCTCGGGCGACGAGCGCGAGGAGATGATCCGCCGTTGCCTGGAAAACTCGTCCTGGGCCGAACAGGTGGAGGTGCAGCAGTTTACCGGGCTGCTCGTCGACTTCGCCAAATCGCGCGACGCCACCACCCTGGTGCGGGGCGTGCGGCAGGTGTCGGATTTCGAATACGAGTTCCGCATGGCCCTCACAAACCGACGGCTGGCCCCCGAAGTGGACACCGTATTCCTGATGCCCAATGAACAGCTTACCTTCATCTCCGCCTCCCTGGTCCGCGAAATAGCTTACTGGGACGGCGACCTGAGTTCCTTCGTGCCCGCACATGTGGCCCGCGCTCTTCGCGAGAAGTATCGGGATCTCCGGTAG
- a CDS encoding mechanosensitive ion channel, with product MENVDALSSFVAENLVFYGMQVIGAVAILIVGWLASKWAGRRVITMSESSGKIDETVGPLLGKITRIAVLAVTVLAVLGQFGVETASLIAVLGTIGLAIGLALQGTLSNIASGMMLLSLRPFSTGDAVEIGGTSGVVDEIGLFVTRMHSFDNKEITVPNSRIWGSEIINMTGRDTRRCDLEIGIGYDDDIDKAMRIIGEVLAGEERVLDEPEPLIAVGALGDNAVVLRVRPWTRTPDLWPLRYDLIKAFKQRFDAEGISFPYPQRDVHLFREGE from the coding sequence ATGGAAAACGTAGACGCCCTGTCCAGCTTCGTAGCCGAAAACCTGGTCTTTTACGGCATGCAAGTCATCGGCGCAGTCGCCATACTGATCGTGGGATGGCTGGCCTCCAAATGGGCGGGCCGGCGCGTGATAACCATGAGCGAAAGCTCCGGCAAGATCGACGAAACCGTGGGGCCCCTGCTGGGTAAGATTACCCGCATTGCAGTGCTGGCCGTCACCGTGCTGGCGGTGCTGGGCCAGTTCGGGGTGGAAACTGCCAGCCTGATTGCCGTGTTGGGTACCATTGGACTGGCCATTGGACTGGCCCTGCAGGGCACCCTCAGCAACATCGCTTCGGGCATGATGCTGCTTTCTCTGCGCCCCTTCAGCACGGGGGACGCCGTGGAGATCGGGGGCACATCGGGAGTGGTCGATGAGATCGGTCTTTTTGTCACCCGCATGCACAGCTTTGACAACAAGGAGATCACCGTGCCCAACTCTCGCATTTGGGGCAGCGAAATCATCAATATGACAGGCCGCGACACGCGGCGCTGCGACCTCGAGATCGGCATAGGCTACGACGACGACATTGACAAGGCCATGCGCATTATCGGCGAGGTGCTTGCCGGCGAGGAGCGTGTGCTCGACGAGCCCGAACCCCTCATTGCAGTGGGCGCACTGGGCGATAACGCCGTGGTTCTTCGCGTGCGCCCGTGGACCCGCACTCCCGATCTCTGGCCGCTGCGCTACGATCTCATCAAGGCCTTCAAGCAGCGTTTCGACGCCGAAGGAATCTCCTTTCCCTATCCCCAGCGCGACGTCCACCTGTTCCGCGAGGGTGAATAG
- a CDS encoding RluA family pseudouridine synthase, protein MAGKRDFYIVHEDRDLFVVDKPAGLLAVPIPNSKAKNLFDLVARHLGKHGVRVGSVHRIDRYTSGLMVFAKNKKSYDHLFEQFKNHEPDRRYLALVRGRVEPEEGELFHHLKLISEGFRNVVVDPEEEDATPARLSWSVREYLHKTTLVEVKLDTGLKNQIRVQFNEAGHQLVGDQHYAPEEEEEPLINRQALHAWRLAFEHPRGGREVRFEAKVPPDMMRLIDHFRWKKEMESGA, encoded by the coding sequence GTGGCTGGAAAGCGCGATTTCTATATTGTGCACGAAGACCGCGACCTGTTCGTGGTCGACAAGCCCGCGGGCCTGCTGGCCGTTCCCATTCCCAACAGCAAGGCCAAGAACCTCTTCGACCTGGTGGCCCGTCACCTGGGCAAGCATGGAGTGCGCGTGGGTTCGGTGCACCGCATTGACCGCTACACCAGCGGATTGATGGTCTTCGCCAAGAACAAGAAGTCCTACGACCACCTCTTCGAACAGTTCAAGAACCACGAACCCGACCGCCGCTACCTGGCCCTGGTCAGGGGGCGTGTGGAGCCGGAAGAGGGCGAGCTTTTTCACCATCTGAAGCTGATTAGCGAGGGTTTCCGCAATGTGGTGGTGGATCCGGAGGAGGAGGACGCCACCCCCGCCCGCCTGAGCTGGTCCGTCCGCGAGTACCTGCACAAAACCACCCTCGTGGAGGTGAAGCTCGACACGGGACTCAAAAACCAGATCCGCGTGCAGTTTAACGAGGCGGGTCACCAGCTGGTGGGCGACCAGCATTACGCCCCGGAGGAAGAGGAGGAACCCCTGATCAACCGGCAGGCCCTTCATGCCTGGCGCCTGGCTTTCGAACATCCGCGCGGTGGACGCGAGGTGCGTTTCGAGGCCAAAGTACCCCCCGACATGATGCGCCTTATCGACCACTTCCGCTGGAAAAAAGAGATGGAGAGCGGGGCCTAG
- a CDS encoding Dps family protein, whose product MDINIGISKEHRKAIAGELSRLLADSYMLYLKTHNYHWNVTGELFHSLHEQFEHQYTDLAEAVDEIAERIRALGHKSPGSFKEFSELTSIKEDTEKPQALEMVRRLAVANEQVLRTAREALKPAYEADDEATVDLITQRLHVHSKAAWMLRSHLEE is encoded by the coding sequence ATGGATATCAACATTGGCATCAGCAAGGAGCATCGCAAGGCCATCGCGGGTGAACTCTCGCGGCTGCTGGCCGATTCCTACATGCTTTACCTGAAGACGCACAATTACCACTGGAACGTGACCGGGGAGCTGTTTCATTCCCTGCACGAACAGTTCGAACATCAGTACACCGATCTGGCCGAAGCGGTCGACGAGATCGCCGAACGCATCCGCGCGCTGGGACACAAGTCCCCGGGCTCCTTCAAGGAGTTCAGCGAACTGACCTCCATCAAGGAGGATACCGAGAAGCCGCAGGCTCTCGAAATGGTGCGACGGTTGGCGGTGGCCAACGAGCAGGTCCTACGAACTGCGCGCGAGGCGCTCAAACCGGCCTATGAGGCGGACGACGAAGCGACGGTGGACCTGATTACGCAGCGCCTGCACGTGCATTCCAAGGCCGCCTGGATGCTCCGCAGTCACCTGGAAGAATAA
- the rsmD gene encoding 16S rRNA (guanine(966)-N(2))-methyltransferase RsmD, with product MRIITGTLKGRQIRIPKTLDVRPTTDRVKEGMFSVIDARKFLAGARVTDLFAGSGGLGFEALSRGAEHVLFVEQDARNTSHIEELAEEFGVADRCRTAITRVEDFLEGPTLPADFVLCDPPYEYPHMEEMVDRILEVGWLHPGGWLVLEHDSRHDFREHPRLLQQKEYGRTYVCFFEAAEA from the coding sequence ATGCGCATTATCACCGGTACCCTGAAAGGCCGGCAAATCCGCATTCCCAAAACCCTGGACGTGCGGCCAACCACCGACCGCGTCAAGGAGGGCATGTTCTCCGTCATCGATGCGCGCAAGTTTCTGGCGGGGGCACGGGTGACCGATCTCTTTGCAGGTTCCGGGGGTCTGGGATTCGAGGCCCTCTCGCGGGGCGCGGAGCATGTGCTCTTCGTGGAGCAGGACGCCCGCAACACCTCCCACATCGAAGAACTCGCAGAGGAGTTCGGCGTAGCCGATCGCTGCCGAACCGCCATCACCCGGGTCGAAGACTTCCTGGAGGGCCCTACCCTGCCCGCCGACTTCGTATTATGCGACCCCCCCTACGAATATCCACACATGGAAGAGATGGTGGACCGCATCCTGGAAGTGGGATGGCTGCATCCTGGCGGGTGGCTCGTCCTGGAGCACGACAGCCGGCACGACTTCCGCGAACATCCCCGCCTGCTGCAGCAGAAGGAGTATGGCCGCACCTACGTCTGTTTCTTCGAGGCGGCCGAAGCATAA
- a CDS encoding pyridoxal phosphate-dependent aminotransferase, translated as MISTRARAVSPSETLQISAKAKELQRQGRSVISLSAGEPDFKTPDHICRAAIEAIEAGFHGYTMNTGTPGLREAICDKLKRDNGLDYVPSQVVCTNGAKQALGFSLLALLDEGDEVIIPAPYWVSYPEMVRIAGGTPVTVRTDFGNSYRMRPSQLEKALTPRTKAVMLCSPSNPTGTCYSPAELAELAEVLEKRPGICVISDEIYEYIRFDGQHTGILQVAPGLYGRTVVINGFSKGFAMTGWRLGWLAAPQEIADAVARIQSQETSAPSSISQKAGEAAYRGNLSAVHTMRDHFRDRRDYLFEALSSMEGLKCFKPQGAFYLFPDISAYLGRRAPDGTEIADSTALCMYLLEAHGLAAVPGDAFGEPAGMRLSYAASMEELKEGVKRLKEGLSSLQP; from the coding sequence ATGATCTCCACTCGCGCCCGCGCCGTCTCCCCTTCGGAGACTCTGCAGATTTCCGCCAAGGCCAAGGAACTCCAGCGGCAGGGTCGCTCGGTCATTTCGCTGAGTGCCGGCGAACCCGACTTCAAGACACCTGACCACATCTGCCGGGCCGCCATCGAGGCCATCGAGGCGGGCTTCCACGGCTACACCATGAATACGGGCACCCCCGGCCTGCGGGAGGCCATTTGCGACAAGCTGAAACGTGACAACGGGCTGGACTATGTCCCCTCCCAGGTGGTCTGCACAAACGGGGCCAAGCAGGCCCTCGGCTTCTCTCTCCTGGCACTCCTTGACGAGGGCGACGAGGTAATTATTCCCGCCCCCTACTGGGTTTCCTACCCTGAAATGGTCAGGATCGCGGGAGGAACGCCGGTCACCGTGCGCACCGACTTTGGGAACAGCTACAGGATGCGCCCCTCCCAGCTGGAGAAGGCTCTCACCCCGCGCACCAAGGCGGTAATGCTCTGCTCACCCTCCAATCCCACCGGCACCTGCTACAGTCCGGCGGAGCTGGCGGAGCTGGCGGAGGTGCTCGAGAAGCGCCCAGGAATCTGCGTGATATCCGACGAGATTTACGAATACATCCGATTCGATGGGCAGCACACCGGGATCCTGCAGGTCGCCCCCGGCCTCTATGGACGCACCGTGGTGATCAACGGATTCTCCAAAGGCTTCGCCATGACCGGCTGGAGGCTCGGCTGGCTGGCTGCCCCGCAGGAGATCGCCGACGCCGTGGCCCGCATTCAGAGCCAGGAGACCTCCGCCCCTTCATCCATCTCCCAGAAAGCCGGGGAGGCCGCCTACCGGGGCAATCTCTCCGCCGTACACACCATGCGAGACCACTTCCGCGACCGCAGGGACTACCTGTTCGAGGCGCTCTCTTCGATGGAAGGGCTGAAATGCTTCAAGCCGCAAGGCGCCTTCTACCTCTTTCCTGACATTTCGGCCTACCTGGGACGCCGCGCGCCCGATGGCACGGAAATTGCCGACAGTACTGCCCTGTGCATGTACCTCCTGGAGGCGCACGGGCTGGCCGCCGTGCCAGGCGACGCCTTCGGCGAACCGGCCGGCATGCGGTTGAGCTACGCCGCATCCATGGAGGAACTCAAAGAGGGGGTCAAACGGCTGAAGGAGGGTCTGTCCTCCCTGCAGCCCT
- a CDS encoding MgtC/SapB family protein: MDIHISKILLVACSILLGGLIGLEREFADKPAGLRTHMLVAGASTLLVILGDFMIRQYSGSPMVDAVMADPIRIMEAIITGISFLGAGTIIFRNREESVEGLTTAASILFAAAIGITVALEQIEMAAVLTLLVILILLGLGLVERRITRFRDRRQDANPNQR, from the coding sequence ATGGACATTCACATCTCAAAAATTCTGCTGGTGGCCTGTTCCATTCTGCTAGGCGGACTTATTGGACTGGAGCGGGAGTTCGCCGATAAACCTGCAGGCCTTCGAACCCACATGCTGGTGGCGGGGGCCTCCACACTGCTGGTCATACTGGGGGATTTCATGATCCGCCAGTACAGCGGCAGTCCGATGGTGGACGCCGTCATGGCCGATCCCATACGCATTATGGAGGCCATCATTACCGGTATCAGCTTCCTGGGAGCCGGCACCATCATTTTCCGCAACCGCGAGGAGAGCGTAGAGGGACTTACCACGGCTGCCTCCATTCTCTTCGCCGCGGCCATCGGCATCACCGTGGCCCTTGAGCAGATTGAGATGGCGGCCGTTTTGACCCTGCTGGTGATTCTTATTTTATTAGGCCTGGGGCTGGTCGAGCGCCGGATTACGCGATTCCGCGACCGGCGTCAGGACGCCAACCCGAACCAGCGCTGA
- a CDS encoding MATE family efflux transporter codes for MNRNVLRLALPNIISNLSVPLLGAVDTALVGHLENVWYLGAIAVGGMIFNFIFWGFGFLRMGTTGITAQAFGQDDRTESVLTLARALAVAGVLSLIILLLQVWILELGLYFIDASSEVQRYTRIYFSIRIWSAPATLSLYAINGWFLGMQNARYPMIVTIVLNALNIVLDVLFVYGMGMHVDGVALGTLIARYFGLVLAVGLLAWKYREWLASYAHDRLWELKALVRFFSVNRDIFIRTLCLIFTFTFFTAKSAGFGDTVLAANSILLQMWMIVAYGIDGFAFAAESLVGRYTGSGERDKLVKAVRWCFLWGIGMGVTASAVYGLLDRPILSLFTDQEPVIAAALAVYGWTIVGPTVSSFCYIWDGIFIGATATGPMRDSMLLATLLLFLPAFYASLGWLGHHAIWLAMVVFMVGRGATLTWYARRHIPGVMGSS; via the coding sequence GTGAACCGAAACGTCCTACGGCTCGCCCTGCCGAACATCATCAGCAATCTGTCGGTACCCCTGCTCGGTGCGGTGGACACGGCGCTGGTGGGGCACCTGGAGAATGTATGGTACCTGGGGGCCATTGCGGTGGGAGGGATGATTTTCAATTTCATCTTCTGGGGTTTTGGTTTCCTGCGGATGGGAACCACCGGCATCACCGCCCAGGCCTTTGGCCAGGACGACCGCACCGAAAGCGTGCTCACCCTGGCCCGCGCCCTGGCCGTGGCGGGCGTCCTCAGTCTGATCATCCTGCTCCTGCAAGTCTGGATCCTGGAGCTGGGCCTCTACTTTATCGATGCCTCCTCCGAGGTTCAGCGCTACACGCGGATCTACTTCAGCATCCGAATCTGGTCAGCTCCCGCCACCCTCAGCCTCTATGCGATCAACGGGTGGTTCCTCGGAATGCAGAACGCTCGCTACCCCATGATCGTCACCATCGTCCTAAACGCGCTGAATATCGTACTGGATGTGCTTTTTGTCTATGGCATGGGCATGCACGTCGACGGGGTGGCCCTCGGCACCCTCATCGCCCGCTACTTCGGCCTTGTGCTGGCGGTGGGGCTGCTTGCCTGGAAATACCGGGAATGGCTGGCTTCCTACGCACACGACAGGCTCTGGGAGCTGAAAGCCCTGGTGCGTTTCTTCTCCGTCAACAGGGACATCTTTATCCGCACCCTCTGCCTGATCTTTACCTTCACCTTCTTTACCGCGAAATCGGCCGGTTTCGGCGACACCGTCCTGGCCGCCAACTCCATCCTGTTGCAGATGTGGATGATCGTTGCCTACGGCATCGACGGCTTCGCCTTTGCCGCCGAAAGCCTGGTGGGACGATACACGGGCTCCGGGGAGCGCGACAAACTCGTGAAGGCGGTGCGCTGGTGTTTCCTCTGGGGCATCGGCATGGGGGTGACTGCGTCGGCGGTCTACGGGCTGCTTGACCGCCCCATTCTCTCCCTGTTCACCGACCAGGAGCCTGTGATCGCGGCCGCCCTGGCCGTTTACGGGTGGACTATTGTGGGTCCCACGGTCAGCTCCTTCTGCTATATCTGGGACGGCATTTTTATAGGAGCCACCGCTACGGGACCCATGCGCGACTCCATGCTCCTGGCCACCCTCCTGCTTTTTCTGCCGGCCTTCTACGCCTCGCTGGGCTGGCTGGGCCACCACGCTATCTGGCTGGCCATGGTGGTCTTCATGGTGGGGCGCGGCGCCACCCTCACCTGGTATGCGCGCCGGCACATCCCGGGCGTGATGGGCTCCTCCTGA